tgttgaaaaattattttaatacttTAGGGGTCATGTGTTTGTTTGTTGGGAGGATTTTTTTTAGtggtatttaaaattttatatgaagaaaaatatttttctttgaaaaatacttgttttatattcataaataaattttatttagaagCCTTAATATATATTCTAGGCAAAACACTAGGGTGGGGGGGTGGTAACATTGGCGGGATTTAGAGCACGATTGAGTTTTTGTTGTATATTAATTTGAAATCGTTAACAATAAATTTAGTTTTTAttgtattaatttaaaattgttGTAGAAACTCATAAactttcaaattctaaatcaGTTTTTAATCGAAGATAGGACGTTGTTGATGAATGGGAAGAAGACAATTGACGTGAAATTACATTTATGAATCTCCCTATTGTGTTTCTTGttacattttaaataataattttttttggagtaGGTATGATTTGAACAAAGGTgtgttcttttttcttcttctaagaaacttaaaaataattaatttcattgcatattttattcttgttagttacctTGTCACCTTTCTTTTTTGTCTAATTAAGGGGTGAAGTTAGATAGGAGAATTTTGACCTATAATTTATATTACAGAAAGTGTCAAAAATGTCTTTAATAACTAATATATTAGAAAGGGTTTTAAAATgttctctttttatttattgaattaaaaatGTCAATATATTAGACCtgactcaaaaatattttctaaggcCAATTGTATGTCACTAATTCCTTTATCGTACTTTGACAGTTATTTAGTTTCCTTAATTTTGatttgtaaaatttattttgaagaGTTCTTTGTTGTTTATTCTACCTaataaaagtaattattttaaatagataatttttttaacaaacgTGTGAATAATCCAAATGTAATCATATTTTACTCCATTAAGCTCCAATGTTATTgtaaatatcaaataataacaacaaaatcaCTCAAGAATTAAGTATTGGTCAAAGAATATGCACCTTAAACCTGTATAATTTCAATATATTAATCAAATGGCACTTAATTGTCTCTTAAAAATTTCTCCAACTTGGATAAAAACGagtttaattaatattttccctttttaatagataattaatatatgatGTACGTAGCTTCATGTAAGGTTCATGGACAATTTGatgtttaattaaattaaattaatatgttGTTAACCATACAGCATAACGCGTGTCTATCATGCTAATTATTGATTAACAAAAAAAACTGTTTTTTTGTTGTACTTTTATTACTCCTATGATTAGGAAACTCATGTGATTAGAATAACAATATTTAATCTGGTCCGGTCATATTTGATATCTGGTACCAGCTTTAGAATCAAAGTAATTTAAATTTTACTATATTCAAAATTGAGATATCTGATTAAGAATCAATCATAAAGGAATTCAGGATTTTTGGACTGTAGTGTTTaggatttgaacttgaaatcgCAACGCAAATTTTGAACTCCTAAATCACTGGGCCAACCTCCAGTGTTGTGTTTAGGggattcaaaatatatatatatatatatatatatatatatatacactaaataaaccttatatatacaatataatatttttatcaaagGCATTCAAGTGAACACCATTGCCTCTCCTAGATCCACCCCTGGCTAGTGCTATAGTTAGGctgatgtttttatttttttcagttaACTCGGATCGCGCATTGTATGATCCGTTTGGGGGTGACGCTCCCAACAGAATTTTTTTCATACACAAGACTCGAACTCGAGATATCTAATTAAGAATGAAGTAGTTCCATCACTCCATCATGTCGGTTAGGTTAGATGTTAATATCAGGTGAAAGCTCccttttgataataattgacaaTAATTCAAATATCCCAACCCATAAATTCCAGTGGGCAAaagcattaattaattaaaagtgTATATTTCCTCTCTTTTATCATGAACAAAATGACAAGCACATAAGTCCACACATCATAAATAGTTTTCCCCTTCATTTCAGTGGGCAAATGGAATTTAATTGTGGAATTATGACGATGTTTGAAATCATATATCAAGCTTATCTAAAATCATATACACATACCCTTTTCATAAATATCCAGTTGATTGTGCATTAGTTGATAAGATCTAGTCATTCTCAACTCGATAAACAAATCACgattcatattttaattttcatacaaatatgtactctttttttatttttatgtataactattttctcaaaaaattaattttataatattgatattattttataaaatagtaTGCTATATAACTCTACATGCACGTGTCACACACATGACAAAATGCTAGGtttggaaaaaatatatattttgatttaaacTGAGAAATGCACTGCAATATCCATGTCTATCATGTACATGAATATACGTACGGTAATGTTTATCTATTACCAAAAATAAGTcatttatgaatattattaggagtagaaataaaattgtatggaaagaagaaaaaaggcaTAGAGAGAATAATGTGTGCAATTGCATCCTATATCATATGTACCATGTTAACTATTTTTCCTGTTTCAATTTATCTGACATCATTTGACTtgacacaaaattttaaaaatttaataaatacttTTGAAAATTTGTGTTTAAAACACTTCTTAATCATTTATGTGattataaatcattttattaaggataaaagaaaaatattagaattaaattaattttaatgttAAAAACCTTTTTTAGAacgaaataaaaaataaagtatgTCAAAATTAGGACAATGAAAGTATTTGATTGACATATTTGAATTCCATTATTTTCTATAGAATCTTTTAGATATGCTTAGGATTAACAAAATATAGGCAAAGAAAATGTCAAACAAGAAGAGGAAATTTAGAGGAAAAAGAGGGTAACATCTTTCTTTTTAGTCTACATATTGTGACTTGTTTTTTTGTTCTCCACTCAATATTCAACATTCGTATGGATTTAATTAATTCAGATTCAAGTTGGAAAGACTAAAATCCAATAATTAAGAATGGAAGAGAATTTATCGTCCTACCGCAACCTTAAATAGTCTATATAGTGTGATCGATAGAAGTTACTTTCACCTGATATTATACTTGATCACACTAATTTTTCATGTTAAAGTGTAACTTACGATGAGAATATGTATtgattaaatataatataatgataaaAATGTACATGAAAATATGTCATATATTTATTGAATTGATTTAAATATCAGGCATAAGTAAATTTTTCTAACATATCTAGTACAATTTATGGGGTCTGAATAATTTAATAAGATAGGTAGAATGAAAATTATACGTTAGAGGAAGGGACCTCTGGCACTGAAGCATTAAATAAATAGAATGAAATATAGAAAGAATCAAAGCAAATAGTAAGCTATTTTGCAGAACTTTCTTTCTAATGAATAACAGTATAAAACTGATGTTGATTGAGATAACTGTTACACAACCAAACATGCATAAAACTTCTACACTTTGCGAGCCAATGTCCTCTGCTTCGTCGCGTATTGTACTACTTTTTCCTCTACCGGAAGACCTTTCCTTCGTCTCACAGAATCCATGAGTTTTCTTGCTATACTCTGAGGAACACTGGCACCATCTCCGAATTCTTCCTTCTCCTCCTCGGTCCTAGGTACAAAGAAAGGATCCTCAGGAAGGGCTTCCCAGTGGCTGAGAACGAGTAACGCACTTGCAGCTCCAGAAGTCTTTCTCCTCAACTCATCGGAGAATCCAAAGCTTTCTGCAACTGGCACATAAGCATGCACAGTGAACAAGGAAGAACCTTCCTGCATTTCTTCGTTTACCACATGGGCACGCCTACGATTAAGAACTGTATAAGTGTTGCCCAACTGGTCGTGTGGGGTGTTCAGCTCACAAAAGTACATAGCTTCCACAAGTCGAGGTTTTCTCTGGAGAACAGCAGCCCTGCAGGCATCCTTAACAACAGTCATAACTTGCCCAGGGAAGAGCCCATACTGTTCTGGCTGTGGAATAGGTGCGTCACTATCATTTGGTTGCATAGCTAATGGAGATATGGAAGCTTCGATAACAAACGCCAAACCCCACATTGGCTCATCACACAAAGGGCCAGATGCTGTAGCTAACTGGAATCCAGATAATATACTGCTTTCAAGATTCTCAGCTTCTCGAAGAAGGGTCTGATCCACACTGGTTGATGATTCTGGTGATGCATCGCTGTCATTATTGTCATCCGTAAAGCCCAATTTTTCAGATACGTAAGGGGAACCCTTTATAAGAACAGAAACATCGTCGCTCTTTCCTTTCACATCTGGGGTGAGGAGAATGTTGGGACCAACCTGTCTAGGCCCTAAAGCCCACATCCTGTTCAAGAATTTTTGCCACATTTTCTTACATTTATCAATCCTATCCCTTTCTGTCTCAGCAAATCCAGTAGAAAAGTCGCTCTCCACAGTGTCAATTAGGCGTTTCTTGAGTGCTTCAATTGGATTCTCATCTTCTACAATGTTACCTCTGAGAGTTTCTGAGCTTCTACAAGCCTGCAGAGATTTACCTCCAATGATGTCTCCAAGCAACTCAGAACTTTCATCAAGCAGCTTCGTCAATGCAGTTGGAAGCTTCATAACACGCACTCGAACAACACATCTTCCATTTGGAGTTTCTTTCTCCAAATAATCAGAGTTGCGGCTCAATAGCTTCAAATTTTCTAAGGGATTAGCAGTATCTCCTTCGATGGTCTCTTTGAAAGATACAAGGGGCGCCGAGACTTCCAAGTTTATCTTTGCAAATCTCTCCTTTAAATCTTTAATGCATCTCTCCAAGTGCACCTCACCTGCTGCAGAAAGAACATGTTCGCCCCTAGCAGAAACAGAAACCTCAACAAAAGGGTCCGCTCTATTTAGAAGCCTCAAACCTTTAATAAGTGCACCCATGTCAGCAGGATCAGAAGGCTCAATTGCAACTTTAAGCATGGGTGAAACTTGGAAAATCATACTAGATAAAGGCCAACAATTTAACGTAGATGAAAGAGTCGCACTCTTCAATATATGGTGGGCAAGCCCTCGGATAGCTATGACATTACCAGCCTTTGCTGATGCTACTGGTGTCAACCCTTGACCCATCATCAAATACAAGGACTGCAACTCAGCTTCTTGCACATGCTTCTGCAGCGATTCTTCCTTTAGTGGATCATACAATGCTGAAAGCACGAAAACTTTCTGTCCAGCATGAAGAACCCCACTAAAGATCCTGGCAAATGCAAGGAAACATTCATCAGAGTCACCATTTCCACTGTCATCCATAATCTCTCCACGCGGAAGCATTTTTGATGGAATAGCAAACATCTTAGAAACAAAAACGACACAAGGTGCATCAGGGCTAGAATCACAGGACTCCACAGATTTCCTGACGAGTTCAGCTTCAGAAAGCACATCAGGGTTGGCGCCTATATCCAAGAGTTCTCTCTTTGGAAGCAGCCGAGATATACGGAAAGACTGAGCAGATATAGGATCAGGCATGTGTTTGACAGCCATAGACAATATTGTATCTGACAATGGAAGCCAACGACTCATAACAGATTGAAGCACAGATTTAGGATCCTTGTTTTGAAGTTCCCGGGGAGGTATAGACAAATTGAAAGACTTTATAACTTTCTCAAGCATCCCCCTGTCTCCATCATCTCCCACAGCAGCTTGATAAACCTGCCAAAGTGGCTCAAGAACAAATTGCACAAACATGGGCCTAGCCTTACTTCCACTACTAATTCCCTTCTTACCTACAATCATCTTAGTCTTGGCGTTAAAATACCGAGGTCCCCATAATGCCTTCTGCAAGGCAGCCGAACTCGCACCCAGTTTTGAAGCATAAAACTTAGCAAAATCACAGATACTGAAGCCCCATCCATCTAGTGCACATACAAACGCGACATTCCCCTTCTGGGGTTGGAAAGTATCCTCTTCATCATCCTCTATGAACTCTGGATCTGGATTTTCATCTTCCACTAGTCCCAACGGGGCAGAGAGCAGAGAATCAACATCCGACAAGTACTTTTCAGACTTGTAGGCACTCACTATACTATTCACCTCATGAACAATCCTCTGCAACCGGGTATACGCCTCCAGTGGAGTCAATCTCAATTCAACAATCAACCTATCAATTTTATTCAAAACCAGACACGGTGTAAGCTTCTCAATCCATGCCTGACGCAGAACTGCATGGGTCTGAATGTGAACACCTTCCACAGCATCCACTAATACCAACGCGCCATCACTCAAACGAGCTGCAGTTGAAACTTCACTACAAAAGTCCATATGACCAGGAGAGTCTATAAGATTAATCGAATGTTCCTTATATTTAAGACCAATAGAAGAGCTCTTCATAGTTATCGCCCTCCTCTGCTCCTCATCTAAATAATCCATAAACCTAAGCTTACCCGCTTGCTTCGGATGGAGCACACCACCACCAGATGAAGCAATCAAATGGTCAGCCAATGTTGTCTTCCCATGATCCACATGAGCAAGTATACATATGTTCCTAATCTTTTCACCCTCAGAATTCCCCATTAAGGTAACTTCTCAACGACCCTACTAACAAAACTTCCAAGAAACCCAAAAATCTATCCACCCAAATAGCTATATCTTACTATGCACCAACCCTTATTCAGAAATACTATTTCAGCTTAAATAAGCTAAAGTTCCTGACTTTTTCACACAAGAGGTAAAATTCAAcgaagtatgcaagaattgaaACTCACCTAGATAAGCCCAGTTGGGGAAAAAATCAAAAGTTTGAAGGATAATGATTGCAATTGCAATAGAAACCCCACAGTGAGAATAGGTAAAATTAAAACGAATTAAGCAAGAATTGAACTCACCGTGTCAAACCCAGTTGGGAAAAAGCAAGACTTTGAGGGAAAGGGATTGGAATTTCTGTCGGGTTCTTTTCTATGAAGGATTGGAGAAAGTCGAGAAAGAATAGTTATGGAGTTAGAAATAATATTGCGATGATTATCACGTGTAGCTCCAACAAACATGACTAATTGGTATTGAAAAGCGAAAATCAATAGTATTTGTGGATCGTGGAttgaaagaagaggaaaaatctGTATAAATTTTGTAAGGAGATCTATGGTGTCGTCGGCTATGGTGGGAATTGGAGAAAATTAGGGTTTCAACTTCCAAAACTAAAGGGGGCGATGTTTTAGGTGCACTTTCAAAGGCAAATTGGATTTGGAAAttaaatatacaacaacaacaacccagtaaaatcccacaacatggggtctgggagggtagaatgtacgcagaccttattcctaccaaggtaggacggctgttttctggagatcctcggctcagtaaaagcataagtttatactttataaaaattaataaaatcctAAATCgtaaattcttaaaaaaaaaagagtttgaaattctaaatcgtaatttcaattaaaaaatataaaacttgactCATAAGTTTAtactttataaaaattaatcatcattttgaattgaggaaatttcacaaatatcTACTATAAGTATCTTAATTATAATGTTTAGCTACAGTTTATCTAATTACGCTTCATAGTTATAATTTCGtttgctatgaatatttttatttgtatatttcacttgTCATACAAATAAGGTAAGTATATATGAATcctgtatttatatatttaggaATTTTTTAGAACTacatttgtatatttcgcttgTTAATATACAAATATGGTAAGCATAACTTATACTAATGAAATGTATtaacaaatcatatacaaatagCTAGGGTAAGCATATAcaaactatgaatttatacaattaggaaccaaaattatacaaattctgaatttatacaattagTAATCgaattaaacaaattaaatagcaaaattaattaaactatAGCCGCATTTAATAATTAACCGAAACTATAGTTTAAGTACATAATAGCCCattaaatatttgtcattacgcgtaatttttccttttgaagatTTGCAAAAAACGACTCATACTCTACATGAAGAAATTGTTTGTACTATATAAAAAGATTATATTATAGAATAACTagctattactattattaagtAGTGggtctttataaaattatgtgtattttaaAACAACGTTAttgcaaatatttatttatacaggGAACATCAAAATATGTGATTTATTAATGCGTTTCTTAGGATATtctgatatcttatttatgaattatgatttgttcatttaataaattgtattaaaaaattgagaaattttgatagttccaACAACTTGTAGGTTTTTCATGTtaatgaaacaaatataactTAAGAATTTCAAATTGTATGCTCAAATAAAACTTCAATTTCAAATCAACTATAATTTCATATCACATGTCCAAACGGTCCTAAGTTTTGTAAAGTTTTTGCATAGTTTTTTGCTAAATTTGTCCTTAATTTATGTATGTCTATTTTGATTCTTTAAATATGACTTTTGGCATCTTTAGTTTTGCTAGTACATTTGATCCAACAAAAAAGAATAGATACATTTGatccaacaaaaaaaatagactTTAAAACTAACGGTAACTATCAAAAATCACTACTAAACACAGGGCAAAACTCGATCGAAAAAAACTTATCGACTTTTGAACCAATCGAAAAAATGACCAAGTTGGtcagattttttaaaattaaaacagattgtttcaaatataaaaaaatttgactGAGCCAGATTGTTCATATTAAAAGATTATCGTGAAATATTTACATGATCGAGCTCAATCATTTTTTgcgcaaaaaaaaaagaacttgtttggacaattttatttttgaaattattattgAATCAAATCAATCAAGTTGATGTGTTTTTCGATCCCTATCGATCAGTCTTTTAGATCAATTTTATtacatttttaataatattttattataatcacCATTGAATTTTAAATCCGTTCTGTTAGTCGAACCAAATGTGCTTTACTTTAGTGAATAAAGGGACTAAAGATTCGCAAGATCATATTCAAAGAATTAAAAATAGACCTACTTGTTATAAACAAACTAACGTAGCAAATTAATAATACTCTCACTTGGATGAccatgtaaaagaaaaattctaatgaaagaacaaatatatatagttattctcaatacccatagatgttgtgcctcgttaaagtTACtagaaaaatccagtgggaaaaaaggcctaatgaaggaaaaagagtatacaCATCTTATAATACGTCTTTATTGCTggctcattaaaaaccttatcagaaaaacccagtgggacaaaaccttggttaaggaaaaaagtgtacaacgcgtattttactccccctgataagaacttcatttgatattttgaagacgacgcattctaattttatatcttagcttctcaaaaattgatgttggtaatgtctTTGTAAATAAAATCTATAAGATTACcactcgaacgaacttgttgtacatcaatatcaccgtttttctggagatcatgtgtgaagaatattttttggtgaaatatgtttcgttctgtctccttttatgaaactacatttcaattgagctatgcactcggtattgtcttcgaatataactgtgggtactttgaaataattttccaggccacatctttctttgattaactgtatcatcgatctcaaccacacacattctttGCTTGCTTCAtaaattgctattatttcagcatgatttgaaaaagtagcaacaatagactactttgtagatcgccaagatatagcagttcctccatatgtaaatagatagcctgtttgagatagagctttatgtgggtttgataaataatatgcatttgcataaccaataaggtctgcataacctttgttagtataaaacaaactcatatcaatggtaccctttagatatcgcaaaatatgtttgatactgtttcaatgtcttcgcgttggggatgaactatatcATGCTAGTAAATTAACAGAAAAGGTTATATTCAATGTACACTCTTTCATTGCAAAAATATGATCATTTAtagccaaaggaagagaaaaagtaATGGGCAACATGGAGCATCCACTATCTATATTATAATACGACTCTCACAGATAACAAACAATTTTAACTAAAAACTCATTTTTTGCATTATAAAGTATttcgaattttttttcttttgtaaaaCTTTGACCAAATAATCAAATAGAATTTTTTAGTTGCGTGCGAATGAATCCCCAATCCTTTAAGTTCACATAATTTTATTTGGACATCTCAATAAATTTACTCTTTTTAAATCACAGCGGAGCAATCTTAGATGAAGGATAGTCCAGTATAGactttttaacaaaaaaatatatggtGTAAAAAGattaaatagtatttttttttattttaaaaagaatgacctAGTTTAACTTGAcacgaagtttaagaaaataaataagatttttaatcttgtggttctaaattaaagttatatcaaatgtaccaaaatatgtTTTAATCTTCTGGTCTTAACTTTGTCAcgtgaaaagttaaaattaaaatattaccaaaaaaagagaaagtgttcttttttttttttggaaacacATTAAAAAGGAAAGCATGGCATTCTTTTTGAAAGAGTGAGTAACCATTATGATTGTATAATtgattttacatatttttaatacaatctggaaaaaaaattacacatCATTCGTTAAATTTCTGACTCCGCCACTATTAAACGTCTTTGGTCTTGCGTGTCCTCCAATCGTGTTAATATGTTATTCCATTTCAGAAACTCTAGGAATAGAAAAGTTTGAATATGGAAAAACAATTGGAGAAAAAcatcaatcatatatatatatatatatatatatatatatatatatatatatatatatatatatataatacaatattttaCTGAATATGATTCGAATAAATCATTTGCTCACACTTGGCTCTCCCCTGTTGTATAGACCCAACATGCTATTAACGATATTTGTGATTCTTTTTGCATTCATCTTGCACTGAATTAATAGTTACATTGCTCAGACTCTTAAGATCAATGATGTATATTAGATTTTTCaaaagttatatttttagagaattCAAAATGGggcataatatttttttcatgctTTTTGGACTGTAGTTATAGACTTATAATCGTGTCCACAACTTGTCAAACAATAATTTTATAGTATTTGTTGTCTCCAAGCTCAAGAATTTTGAACAACAATTGTCATCTGAATCGACTATATGAATCTTCATAATTCATTTCACTTCAATTTAAATCAATCTTATTTCAATTAGATATGTGTGTATTTTGGTAAATATCGAGTTATTATACTGAATAAAATTTTCAGCACTTCAATTTCGATatttatgtatatgatatgcatTTTTAAAAGTTTTGGCATTCAATATTGTCTTAAAATTTCAAAGTCGTCTATTAAATATAAACGAGTACTAAATACTTAAATATAGCTAAATATAATACAATTTACTCAAACATATGTGTTGTTTCTCAAAAATACTAGATATAATTTTCATTCATTTTAAGCAGGAAAGAGTTTCCATTATTATTGAAGTTATATTTCTCTACTCATAATTATTagtttttatcatattatatattgaACATCCCTAATTTCTGCATTTgataattaaacttgaaattttattttttaaaatattttatattgacatataaatcaaaatcaaagatTGAATTGAGAAGAGTCCTTGCAATTATTGGACTTGTGAGTATACCAAATAGAGTCAATACGAATTTTGAATTTACATTTTCTAGTAACTCTTTTAATTATGgaatcacttttttttttattctgatAAGTTTTGTCTCATCAAATATTCTATTTGGTTTTGTATTGAAAACATAGCAGGTGTTCCCCCCTCcctccaaaaaaatataaaatataaaatataaaatcatgattCGAATCTCTCTCACGATTTTATACATTTTGCATAAGAATAAATTTTTAACAACTAACAAAAATCATTTCACTGTTAAAGAACAAATGGACTAATGGATTGTccacttgaaatatttgtgGATTGTCCACTTGAATTATTTGTGTGGATTGTccacttgaaatatttgtttaatttaagTGGTATTTTACTTCATCTTTTTTTGACTATAAATAAGCCATCACTTGCAATGTAagaatacacacaaaaaaaagaaaatttctactactctctctatattaatactttctttatattctcttgttcttcttcctttataacattcaagttagttaatttataacacgttatcagcgcgaagctctaatttttcagaaaattaacttctacatcaggtatatctactaaagaaatttaatttttaagttgtctttgttactttcaaattaattttcatcatgtcaaacttgtcaaaattagaatttgtggcacttgatatttctggtaaaaattatttgtcatgggaacttgatgctgaaattcaccttaccgctaagggtcttgatgatgctataattgaaggaaatacagcatcaagtcaggataaagcaaaggctatgattttccttcgttatcatctagatgaaagcctgaaaattgaatacttgacagtgaaagatccacttgaattgtggaaagacttaaaagggaggtatgaccacctcacgGCAACGGTATtcccaagggctcgttatgagtggatgcacttacgatTTCAGgattttaaaaccgtaattgagaataattctgctgtatttagaataacttcccaatta
This region of Solanum dulcamara chromosome 9, daSolDulc1.2, whole genome shotgun sequence genomic DNA includes:
- the LOC129902461 gene encoding uncharacterized protein LOC129902461, which encodes MGNSEGEKIRNICILAHVDHGKTTLADHLIASSGGGVLHPKQAGKLRFMDYLDEEQRRAITMKSSSIGLKYKEHSINLIDSPGHMDFCSEVSTAARLSDGALVLVDAVEGVHIQTHAVLRQAWIEKLTPCLVLNKIDRLIVELRLTPLEAYTRLQRIVHEVNSIVSAYKSEKYLSDVDSLLSAPLGLVEDENPDPEFIEDDEEDTFQPQKGNVAFVCALDGWGFSICDFAKFYASKLGASSAALQKALWGPRYFNAKTKMIVGKKGISSGSKARPMFVQFVLEPLWQVYQAAVGDDGDRGMLEKVIKSFNLSIPPRELQNKDPKSVLQSVMSRWLPLSDTILSMAVKHMPDPISAQSFRISRLLPKRELLDIGANPDVLSEAELVRKSVESCDSSPDAPCVVFVSKMFAIPSKMLPRGEIMDDSGNGDSDECFLAFARIFSGVLHAGQKVFVLSALYDPLKEESLQKHVQEAELQSLYLMMGQGLTPVASAKAGNVIAIRGLAHHILKSATLSSTLNCWPLSSMIFQVSPMLKVAIEPSDPADMGALIKGLRLLNRADPFVEVSVSARGEHVLSAAGEVHLERCIKDLKERFAKINLEVSAPLVSFKETIEGDTANPLENLKLLSRNSDYLEKETPNGRCVVRVRVMKLPTALTKLLDESSELLGDIIGGKSLQACRSSETLRGNIVEDENPIEALKKRLIDTVESDFSTGFAETERDRIDKCKKMWQKFLNRMWALGPRQVGPNILLTPDVKGKSDDVSVLIKGSPYVSEKLGFTDDNNDSDASPESSTSVDQTLLREAENLESSILSGFQLATASGPLCDEPMWGLAFVIEASISPLAMQPNDSDAPIPQPEQYGLFPGQVMTVVKDACRAAVLQRKPRLVEAMYFCELNTPHDQLGNTYTVLNRRRAHVVNEEMQEGSSLFTVHAYVPVAESFGFSDELRRKTSGAASALLVLSHWEALPEDPFFVPRTEEEKEEFGDGASVPQSIARKLMDSVRRRKGLPVEEKVVQYATKQRTLARKV